From Chrysemys picta bellii isolate R12L10 chromosome 1, ASM1138683v2, whole genome shotgun sequence:
GGTGCCACATCCATTTAAGTAGATTATTGTTAATAACTGAAGAATTGAGGAATCTTCGGTACCTGGTTGTACTTTCCAGTTGCAGAATATGCCAAAAAAGTAGAGGCTGGCCTTTGGATTTTGCTACATGCTACAGATTCCAAGTTTTCACTTACCCTTCCCCCTGAAGTTTTCCTTGGGAAGACAGCCTTCCCAAGCGCTGTCACTGTGCTGTCACCTTTCTAAGGCAGCCAAGCAGGAGCTGCTCGTACTTAGACAAACAGAACGACAGCAAGAATGAACACTAGCTGTCCACTGTTCAGAAGATAATAGGGAAGATTTGTAAATGTCTTGTAACAAGGAGCTGGACTACAACAATTGCCAGTCACACTCTGTCTTACCGAGAAGGGGAGCTTCTAATTGGACAGTCAGAATATTGGTcgaacacccccctcccctcctgtagGTACAGAGAGTGATTCCCCATTCATTTGTAGCTACCGGTGACCAGGGGCCCAGCTTAATGATTGGGGCTATAGCTTACTTCCATTTCTTCACCTGAAAACCTCATCCAAGTAAAATCTGGGGGCATGTAGTAAGCTATCAAATTACTTTAACACAGGGTGGCCGGAATagcagaacccagaagtcctggctcccaggtgcTCTGCTTAACCACTAGAAAATCTGCTGCTTCCCAATGCAGCTGGCTTTCTTCTGCCACTCATTTTCCATCTTCTGAGGGGCTGGCGTAGCAGGGAGCTGACTTTTCCATTTCAGCACAACATGGTGAACTCAGTCCTGTTCACTTCTGTCAGGCAATACGCCCATCAACTACAATGGGTATTTGTCTGAGCAAGGGGCTGATCTAatgcccattggcttcagtggacatTAAATTGGGCCCTATGGTGGGAGGAATTGGACCCTGCGATGTTATTATTGACTTCTACATACAAAGGTGACAGACATCTGTGAcaaacccagaccagtggggtacaggagtctggtagagggcaaatatactggtcactggatgagtagttttctgttccctgagtgaccagagcaggggctgcactagagtaatcaggaacctgctagaaccagttaaggcaggcaggctaattaggacacctggagccaattaagaagaagctgctagaatcaattaaggcaggctaattaggacacctgggttttaaaaaggagctcacttcagtttgtcgtatgagtgtgaggagctgggagtaagaggtgcaaggagctgagagggtgtgctgctggaggactgaggagcacaagtgttatcagacaccaggaggaaggtcctgtggtgagaataaggaaggtgtttggaggaggccatggggaagtagcgcagggagttgcagctgtcatgcagctgttacaggaggcactataaacagctgcagtccacagggccctgggctggaacccggagtagagggcgggcccgggttcctcccaaacctcccagttgacctggactgtgggttcttccagaggggaaggtctctgggctgttccccaacccacatggtgaatctctgaggcaagaaaatccgccaataagcgcaggacccaccaagatagaggaggaactttgtcacacatcCTATAAGTACATAGCGAGACTGACCGATCATCTTGTTAGGTTCAGAGATGGCTGAGTATTGAGAGCGAATCTCCAAATAAGAACCAgaatctgagccatgtctgggcTGACTGGGGCTGTCAGGAGGAAGCCAGTCCAAATGTGGCTGTTTCAGTTGAGTTTCACTTTAAGTTTGTGGTTTGTTCAAACCCCACACTCAGCAGGTGCAAATGTGGAAGGATGGGCCGAGACAGATGGTCCAGGAATGCAAAGTGCTATGCTCTAGGGGGTACAATAGCGAAGTTCTGTGATGGCGAGACCCGTCTTTCACTTTCAAAAAGCTGAGAAAGGGGAATTCAGAAAGTCACTGTCAAATTCAGTTACTTTCATGTAAACGATCTCTTGTTTTCTTCCAGCCTAAAGGTCTCTCTCACACAGATTTAACTCACCCTCCCGCAGCACCAATCTCTTGCGCTAGTTTCTGAGGAATAGAGTAACACCCTTCATTACCATTTGGGACTCTTATGATTCATCTATGATTTGTATTGCATCAGTGCCCAAAGGCCCCAGTCTGGATCAGAGCTCCATATATTAAATAGTTTACACATTTAATCTCAGTTGCCCAGTGTCACATGGTATGCCACAGCAGATGTAGTCGCAGAGCCCACGAGCCCTGAAGTCCCGTCCCCCCCGATCACTAAACCATGCTGTCTTCGTGCTGATGCTCTAATGTACAAAGCTGGGAGTGAATAAATCAGGATGTTAATCATGTAAGTCCTTTCCCCACTCCCACCGCTGAGCCAATTCGATTGTATAAGCTCTTCTAGGTAGGTCCTTGCCTTATATTTATAGCTAGAGTGTGTCACTTAGGCAGAGGGGATGATttggggctagatcctcagctactGCAAAACAGTATAGTGCTACTGAAATGGATGGAGCggtgctgatttgcaccagctgaggatctgggcttcgGTAGGTGGCATTTTGTTCTCTTTGAGTCAGCACCAAATAGAGCAGTGCAAAATATTCACAGCAATCCTCCAGACCATGCAAAACCCATCTGGTTTGGGATTTCATTAAAATGGAGAAACTCACAAACCATTTCTGTGGCCTCGAGCCCCAAACTCGCCGCAGTGATACCCCCTCCTTCCCTAAAGAGCATTCCTGTGAAATGAAACTACCGATTCTCATACAGGTGTCGTACCAAATCAAAGCCTCAGCATGGTGCTAAAGGGCATTGTGCTCCTGGAGGTGACCTATTTTAAACATGGTGCAAATCCAAGACCCTGGTCATCCATGTCTATTGACTATCCTATGACATAATCCCAGTGTCCTGGTCCATTTCCAGTCTTGGTAATGCTGCCTACCCAAATTCCCCCACCAGTGTCAAATGGATTCACAATGCATCTTCACTTCCTGGCCTGAAATACTGAGTGGAATTCTTGTGTGCTGTTAAACCGACGCTCTGTTACACCCGAGAGGTGGCTGCTGCATTCCAGCGTTGGCTGAAGTGCCTCCTGTTCCTTTTGATTTAGTTTACagtttgtaaagaactttggCATCACTAATGAAATAGATGATAAAGTATCCCAATGTGCTCAGCACAGTACAAGGTATAgatatttttttataaatgtaGCTCCTAGGAACCCCAGTGGTGGGCCAAGATCCGATTGTActaagtactgtacaaacacagccccTGAAGGGTTTAGAATCTAGAAAGGAGctgtggcccagatccacaaaggaatgtAGGTTAAAAGCGTAGATACCTATGTTGATCTGGGTCTAGCTGACATTCATGGTCTATAGCCTGTAGCCCAAGTGAGCCTACAAGAAGGATCCTACATCTAACAGTAAGCTGGAGCAGTCACCTTTCCCTGATAGGAATGAAATGACTTGGATGCACTTGTCCTCCCTGAAAAGGGAAGATTCATGGCTGCTCTTTACAAGTTAGCAATTTAAAGAGGGTGACCTGCTGCAGAAAGACTGGGGAGACATACGCATGCACAAATCCAATAGGGGAGGGTGCGGCAGACATAGaagcacagagggagggagacagaaaGACACATGCATAGAATGAGCAACAGGGCCTTTTCCGAGCTTCGGCAGATGGAGCTAATTTGGCACGGGCTTGCAGAGCCACGTTTGCCATCCGCCTACACAAACTCCGGGATTGTGGGCTAGCTCATGCTCATTAGTTATTCTACATCTCACAGAAGGCACACAGGCGGctggggagggggccattggcacagggaacagcagcaggagcagagaggatGCAGAGAGAACAAAACAGGAAAGACAAGAGTGGTAGATTAAACCAAAAGAAGTGTGTGATCATCTGATTAGATCTACTGAAAAACAGCCACTTCTGGAGTTGGACATGCCAGGCATGCTTTTATCAGTCAGAGTGAATGACGAGTTAGAGCAGGAACTGAGGAACAATCCATTTGGAACAGAGGCAATTTTAGGTTGGCAAGAAGATACTTTACCAGGAGGTTCAGACTTCAACTGGCAAATATCAGTGGTTAGTGCCTTGCTGGTTACAATACCAAGCCAGAGTACCACTAGGTGATTAATCAGGGATGAGAACTCAGAGGCTCAGACACAAGGATTTGCAGAGGATCGTGCAGTAATGAGAACGCTGAGCGTCAGTCAGTGCAGTATGGGCCTGGATCCCAATCAGCCCAAggcagcggggctccggcagTCAGACCCCGGCAATGCCCCACTTAAGTCCGTGCAAGTGCTCCTGTTGAGGACGCACGCCACTGGCAGAAAGAGGGTAGTGGGGACATGAAAAACAGCAGtcattactgtggtggctgtatgtcaGGGTAACTTACATCAATTTAATTGCGTAGACATTAGTCACAGTTAAGGCAAGAGATTTTGGGCCTCTGTGGCCAGTCATTTCTGCCAGTGCGAAGTGGGTGTGGAATGGTTCCTGGTAAGAACAGAAGCACGGTACACTCACTCAGCACTCGCTTTGCACTGGGCCCAAATGACTGCCTAGAGAGGGGGGCCCCTGGAATCATTTTCTGAAATGGAACCACTCATTAGTGAGGTCACGTTTCCTTCCACAGTACTCAGAGGAGCATGGTTTTGACTGTATCTCATTCCCATGACCAGTCTGAGAATTACAACTACTGTCACCATAAACTTCAAAGAGCAACCCAGCACTGACCTCCAATTTACCCCTGTGGCTCTGTGTAGAGTTATTAAGAGGGATTAGTTCAGAATTATCCCCCCAGCATTTTGCAGTGATACTATGATTATTGAGCTGTAGCTCATAATATAGGCTACAGAGACccatgtgaaaaatttcaaatgaaacccTAATTCTAGAAATAAAACAAGACCCCTACTCCCCATCCTTATATACTTGCTTGCATGACAAGTTTAGGAGCTAACTAACCGCTTAATTCTATTTGCTTTGGTGATTTGGTCAGGACCCCAgagacacacccccccccccccgagctcgaGGAGACATCCCTGCACAGGCTCTGATGGAGCTAGACTGCTAAAGATAAAGTGTATTTTTGGTGGCATAAGGGGCTAGCCACTTGAGTGTGTACCTGTCCGAGATGCTCGGCCTGCACTTGTGCCACCACAGCTACGCTCTGTCAAGCTAGTGTGGGTGTGTCTTctcaagctgggaattacacccccagctcaaagtgtaggtATACTCTCAAAAGGAAgcactcgcccccccccccccccactgaatcACCAACACCCTTTGCTGAAGCATCCTGGGCTTtccttgaatcatagaatcacagaatatcagggttggaagggacctcaggaggtcatctagtccaactccctgctcaaagcaggaccaattcccaactaaatcatcccagccagggctttgtcaagcttgaacttaaaaacttctaaggaaggagattccaccacctccctaggtaacccattccagtgcttcaccatcctcctagtgaaaaagtttttcctaatatccaaactaaacctcccccagtgcaacttgagaccattgcaccttgttctgtcatctggtaccactgagaacagtctagatccatcatctttggaacccccaaagaagtctcccatccaagtactgcaccctgtctgagcctgctcATTACATGAGCTCTGAGGGGAATGCAGGTCGACAGCCATTGTGGATTTTAGTCAAGCCCACATAACTACATATTTCAGAGTACATAACTACATAATTAACTACATAATtaaacagacttttaaaaaacaaacctcttAGTTCTTAGCAGTTACATGCAGTTGGAAAAGTGCTGTACCCTGTCCTGACAACTGAAACCTCAATTGTGCATTCCCAGCTGTAGATGAGTTGGCCACCCTCATGTACCCTCTTGTGGCTGGGTGCCCCTACGTTGCCAGGATCTTTATTCTCCCTCTTCTAGGCCCTTTTAAACAGACTCTACCCTCTCATACATCCAATCACCATCTGTACTGGGGGCTGGATTTATTCAGACAAACTAGAGTCAGAAGTGAAACTCAAAGTCCCAAAAATCTGTCCCAGGGCCtggctcttacctcagagcctgAGTGAGCAAAAGGATTTCTTCAGAGAGTCTTCTTATCAGTTCTTAGGGGCAACCTGCTCTGGGGTTTGGCTTGCAACTGCCCTACTCAGCACTGACTCCTTTGAAAACCTCCCAGAATTGGCTCTTCTCTTAGAACTGCTTCAGCTCTCTTATAAGGAACCAGTTCCTTGAAGGTTCCCTCCCTACATCTGGTGTCTCTGGTTGGCTCTTTTAGCAAGCCTGCTCCAGGCTTCCAgtcacctgcaggcagctccctcactccctctgcttTCTCATTCCATCATATTGACCTTTCTTCATTATCATAACTCTGGCAGATTGACTGTAATTACAACAGTCTTttgagttaggcctggtctacactaggcgtttatgtcgaagttagcgccgttaaatcgaattaaccctgcacccgtccacactgcgatgctatttagttcgacatagaggtctctttaattcgacttctgtactcctccccgacgaggggagtagcgctaaattcgacatggccatgtcgaattaggctaggtgtggatggaaatcgacgctaatagctccgggagctatcccacagtgcaccactctgttgacgctctggacagcagtgcgagctcggatgctctgaccagccacacaggaaaagccccgggaaaatttgaatttgaattccttttcctgtctggccagtttgaatctcatttcctgtctggacatcgtggcgagcacagcagcactggcaacgatgcagagctctccagcagtgatggccatgcagtctgggaatagaaagagagccccagcatggactgatcgtgaagtcttggatctcatcgctgtgtggggcgatgagtccgtgctttccgagctgcgatccaaaagaaggaatgcaaagatctacgagaagatctctaaagacatggcagagagaggatacagccgggatgcaacgcagtgccgcgtgaaaatcaaggagctgagacaaggctaccagaagaccaaagaggcaaacggatgctccggatcccatccccagacatcccgtttctacgaggcactgcattccatcctcggtgctgccgccaccactaccccaccagtgaccgtggactctgaggatgggatactgtccacggccggttcctcagacatgttaggggacggggaagatgaggaaggagatgaggagggcgaggcagttggcagatctcacaacgctgatttccccgacagccaggatctcttcatcacccttacagagatcccctacgaagcgtccccagccattaccccggacacagaatctggtgaaggatcagccagtaagtgttgtaaacatctaaacatttatttttaacaaaacaggaatattaacaattaaaagaatgggttgttcatgattagtgtgccctaggcgcttaacggtttagtaaggggcagtgcaagttttgaaaagaaatctagcaatgtccggttttcagtgattgtcctgcacaagccgctctactgtgtattccctgctactgcagctacagtaaaatgcggtctatatgtgcggggatagagcagtaatcctcctgggacatctcgatgaagctctcctggaggtaacttgaaagccgttgcatgaggttcttggggagagcggccttattgggtcctccgaagtacgacacgttgccgcgccacgagattatcaggtactcggggatcattgctctgcacagcagggcggcatacggccctggtctttggaggctttcccggagcattctctctttgtcgctctcggagatcctcatcagggtgatgtcggccatggtgacctgcttttaattaggtaggggaatgttagtgttgggactgctttcccgttcctttacagaactgtcaccgctggtttgcagccacgcggtggaggcgggagaggggcagccgaaagggatcattcccggggacagccgcgagggggtgggacaggggcagagttcccgcttgccggattgctggcagcagggactgacattgatttaaatgtgaaatgaggccagtggtaatataaaagttttaaactgccacaagtgtacggcttaccatgtctgcctgcaacagaaattccgttgtgctgcctcgcttctcaaatgtgctgttcaagaccccaggcacagaatgcgaaggccgagaattcgaccttgtgctgagtgcgcatgtgaaaggtgctgtgcatggtcttgttcacagagaaagactatgttctttgttcacaactacatttatctttcagaggaattcactccctttttcccatttccacagccccgtctgcgactgtctcacaacctagcctggaatcacactcccagaggctagcgcggattaggcgtaggaagaagaggacacgggaggacatgttctctgagcttatggcctcttcccaagcccaggcagcacagcagacccagtggcgggagaacttgacccgaatgcaccaagccaacatggatcgggaggagaggtggcggcaggaagaccagcaggcgactcaaacgctgcttggactactgagggagcaaacggacacgctccggcgccttgtggatgttctgcaggaacggaggcaggaggacagagccccgctgcagtccatctctaaccgccctcccccgccaccaagtcccatacccacctcacccaaagtgcaaagaaggagaggcggcagagtccctgctaactctcactccacccctgcagagagctctagtagcagaaggctctcatttcccaaaatttgaaaagttctttccttcccgcctgacacaagcccacgtccaagtttcacctcccaatgccatgtgtagttgataataaaaaattcgtttctgttaactactgtttcaatcatgttcttttggaggaggaggggaaagggggttggaaattggacaggacagtctcctttggcagggtacatagtcgggggcaggcacagcagcagggcatatacacagtgcagtgatgcagtgactagttgccccggttagtctgggaggttgttttgatgtaatgttggggggggtgggttgctctgtgactttgtggcgggggagggcagttacagatcttaagcgccggtccttagacaggatcacagagccacacagcatgggatctgtaaccgtcctccccctgccacaaagtcaaatagacctcccatacacacagtcccgatcaggaggggtgacaggctccgttgaaacaagcatcccaccgcagcggagcctgtcaatccttgagtttagaagctgcattcgcatcacaacactagacccgccccgcaccacagtctgcgtcccagttttaaaaaattcccgctaaaacagtattaaagaaaacggtgtgctttaacaaagtagaactatttttatttcgacacgtgtgttggagggggggtgaagggggtatgtaactggataggatagtcaacattacctgggtaaagaaacgggggcaggtttagcttctcagtacacaaactataaaatcacaggttaccctgctcactcaggaactttgctttcaaagcctcccggatgcacagcgcttcccgctggtctcttctaatcgcccggctgtctggctgtgagtaatcaccagccaggctattttcctcaacctcccaccccgccataaaggtctcccccttgctctcacagagattgtggagcacacagcaagctgctataacaatggggatattggtttcgctgagatcacagcgagtcagtaagcttctccatctccccttgagacggccaaaagcacactccaccaccattctgcacttgctcagccggtagttgaagagttctttttcagtgtccagggcgccagtatagggcttcatgagccagggcattagcgggtaggctgggtccccgaggatgactataggcatctccacatccccaacagttattttgtggtccgggaagtaaataccttgttgcagccgtctaaacagaccagagttcctgaaaacacgagcgtcatgaaccttgcccggccatcccacgtagatgttggtaaaacgtcccctgtggtccaccagtgcttgcagcaccatggaaaagtatccctttcggttaatgtactgggtggcctggtggtccggtgccaggatagggatgtgagttccatctatggccccaccgcagtttgggaatcccatcgctgcgaagccatctatgatcgcctccacgtttcccagggtcactacctttggcagcagtacatcaacgattgccttcgctacttgcatcacaacaacccccacggtagatttgcccaccccaaactggttcgcgactgaccggtagctgtctggcgttgcaagcttccacagggctatggccactcgcttctgtacactcagtgcagctcgcaaccgggtgtcactgcgcttcagggcaggggacagcaactcacaaagttccaggaaagttcccttccgcatgcgaaagtttcgcagccactgggattcatcccagacctgcagcactatgcggtcccaccactcagtgcttgtctcccgtgcccagaatcgccgttccacggcatcaacatgacccattgccactgtgatgtcctcggcgctgggtcgcctgctttctgacaggtctgtgctactctcagacttcaggacatcaccgcggtgccgtagcctccttgcctgacttttctgcatctgcctcagggaaacctttatgataagctgcgagacgttgagagcggccacaactgcagcgatggtcgcagcgggctccatgctcggagtacagtggcgtccgcgctgtcaatgactggaaaagcgcgcgaactgttttcccgccggcgctttcagggagggagggcgggagtgatggacggatgacgacagtttcccaaaagcaccctcgactcattttgttacccagaaggcattgccggctacacccagaattccaatgggcagaggggactgcgggaactgtgggatagctgaccacagtgcaccgcttcgaatgtcgacgctatcaccgttagtgtggacgcacaaagtcgaattactgtccttagtgtggacacacacgttcgactttgcaatatcgattacaaaaattcgatgcaagtaaaatcgaactactctcgtagtgtagacaaggccttagatacaGTTTTAGCCTTTATAGGAATGGTAGGTGCTACTGGAACACAGCATCTCTTAGAGCCTTCCCTGGGGTCACTCATACTGCTGCTCACACAAAAGTGTTCATTATCATCATTGCCACTTTCTGTATGACTCAGAGGAGGGATAATCTAACTGCTTCACCACCACTGGAGCTGAGCAAATAAAGCTCAGGGCATGTCTCCACTACCGtggctacagcagcatagctatggtgctgcagttgtgccatagtgtagatgcttcctacatcgaTGGAAGGGGGTTTTCATCAATGTAGggaatccacctctccgaggggggtttgctaggtcaatggaagaattcttctgttaaccTACCTATGGCTACAGTGGgaattaggttgacctaactacttCTCACAGGCCATGAAATTTTCCACagtcctgagcaatgtagctaggttgatctaattttatgtgtagaccaggcccctaTCAGGTCtatcttaaacaaaggaatgtgtgtttacctcagtgcacatataagtagtaaacagggtccttgagacagcaagaaggagacaaggcaaatctgcatttcagcaaacacaagggagaagaaagagcatggagGCACCTTCACCCACAGACTCCACATAGCCGCatttactgtttgaataaactttgctttgagggttaatcctcagaagaatccactgcaaagggggactggactataaaagtgaggggcaaaaacacaccaggggatctctctctctctctcgttcacctaagaagacaaagcaACAAGCCTTGGGACTTTGTGAGAGATCCTAACTTGAAAATTTGGTCATCAGTGTTGCTGGAACCTGTGCTAAAGGATTTCACCTTGAACGAAGTCTAGTTTAAGTCTTCATTACTAGAAAGcattttgtctttatttctcttgtaatcatttctgactttaatgccttatacttgtactcacttaaaatctctttctttgtagttaaataaacttgtgttattctttaatcaaaactattCCAGTGTTGTatttaaactgaattgtttggCAACTCCAATTAGAGTAGCAAACTATAGTACAGTGACCCTGTACATGGGCAACAGATCTATAATATCcgaactgcccaggagagggctggacactgcagaacATGGagaatattttgggggggaaatgcaggAT
This genomic window contains:
- the LOC135982102 gene encoding myb/SANT-like DNA-binding domain-containing protein 2 isoform X2, with amino-acid sequence MQSSPAVMAMQSGNRKRAPAWTDREVLDLIAVWGDESVLSELRSKRRNAKIYEKISKDMAERGYSRDATQCRVKIKELRQGYQKTKEANGCSGSHPQTSRFYEALHSILGAAATTTPPVTVDSEDGILSTAGSSDMLGDGEDEEGDEEGEAVGRSHNADFPDSQDLFITLTEIPYEASPAITPDTESGEGSATTVKCGLYVRG
- the LOC135982102 gene encoding uncharacterized protein LOC135982102 isoform X1, with the translated sequence MQSSPAVMAMQSGNRKRAPAWTDREVLDLIAVWGDESVLSELRSKRRNAKIYEKISKDMAERGYSRDATQCRVKIKELRQGYQKTKEANGCSGSHPQTSRFYEALHSILGAAATTTPPVTVDSEDGILSTAGSSDMLGDGEDEEGDEEGEAVGRSHNADFPDSQDLFITLTEIPYEASPAITPDTESGEGSATPSATVSQPSLESHSQRLARIRRRKKRTREDMFSELMASSQAQAAQQTQWRENLTRMHQANMDREERWRQEDQQATQTLLGLLREQTDTLRRLVDVLQERRQEDRAPLQSISNRPPPPPSPIPTSPKVQRRRGGRVPANSHSTPAESSSSRRLSFPKI